In Lagenorhynchus albirostris chromosome 14, mLagAlb1.1, whole genome shotgun sequence, one DNA window encodes the following:
- the ZMAT5 gene encoding zinc finger matrin-type protein 5, with protein sequence MGKRYFCDYCDRSFQDNLHNRKKHLNGLQHLKAKKLWYDMFRDAAAILLDEQNKRPCRKFLLTGQCDFGSNCRFSHMSERDLQDLSMQVEEERWAREWPLDVTELPEVHVEDWLEKRAQQLSSAPSSRAEPIRATVFQYPVGWPPVQELPPSLRAPPPGGWPLQPSVQWG encoded by the exons ATGGGGAAGCGTTACTTCTGCGACTACTGCGACCGCTCCTTCCAGGACAACCTCCACAACCGCAAGAAGCACCTGAACGGGCTGCAGCACCTCAAGGCCAAGAAGCTCTGGTACGACATGTTCCGAG ATGCAGCTGCCATCTTGCTGGATGAGCAGAACAAGCGGCCCTGCAGGAAGTTTCTACTGACAG GCCAGTGCGACTTTGGCTCCAACTGCAGATTTTCCCACATGTCAGAGCGAGACCTGCAGGACCTGAGTATGCAGGTGGAGG AGGAGAGGTGGGCCAGGGAGTGGCCACTAGACGTCACCGAGCTCCCTGAGGTCCACGTGGAGGACTGGCTGGAGAAGAGAGCCCAGCAGCTGAGCTCGGCCCCAAGCAGCAG gGCTGAACCCATCAGAGCCACTGTCTTCCAGTACCCGGTGGGCTGGCCACCAGTCCAGGAGCTTCCTCCATCCCTGCGGGCACCCCCGCCTGGGGGCTGGCCCCTGCAGCCCAGCGTCCAGTGGGGCTGA